GCACGTGGTGCCGGATTTTCATCCGCAGTACGGTTTTTCGCTGACGGTGATCGACCTGTCGCCCGAATTCACGCTAGGGGACATGCAGCAGAAGCTGCAGGGTATCCGTGAAACGCTGCAGCGTGAAGGAGCCTATGAACACCAGCGGACACTGACATTGCCTGCCGACTTCACGCGTGTCGCGGTGGTGAGCCCCAAACGCGCGGCCGGACTGGGCGACTTTCGGCGTGAAGCCGACCGGCTGGAGCACGCCGGGGTGTGTACCTTTGCGTATTTTGAGGCGACCTTTCAGGGCCGCGAGGCGAGCGCTTCGCTGCTTTCCGCGCTGGCCCAGGCACAACTGGCGCATGCAGCCGAGGCCTTCGACGCACTGGTGATCATTCGTGGGGGCGGCGCGAGCACCGACCTGGCGTGGCTGAACGACCTCACGCTCGCGCGGGCCGTCAGCGCCCTGCCAATGCCGGTCGTGACGGGCATTGGGCATGCGCGTGACGACACAATCCTGGACGAAGTCGCCGCGCGGCGCTGTGATACCCCGTCCAAGGCCATCGCCTTTATTTCCGGACGTATTGTGGCGGCTGCCGCCGAGGCGCGCGCGGCGTACCACGCCATTCAGGTGGGTGGCCAGGAGCGGCTGCAACAGGCCCAGTTCGAACTGGAGCGCACTCATCTTCGTGCTGAGCGTGCGGCACGCTCGCTTGTGAACGCCCGCAGCGCCGAAGTGCATCACCTGATGCGGGCGGTGCTGGGTCTCACGCCCGAACGCACCCTGCGCCGGGGGTATGCACTGGTCCGGGCGCGCGAAACCAGCACTGGACAGCCTGTGGTGACCAGCGCCCGGGAAGCCGCACGCCATGCCCGCTTGACCGTGCAGTTTTTCGATGGAAAGGTGGACTTTTCGCGTGACGATCAAATTCAAGACCCACTATGAGACCCTGGCGCGCATCGCAGCCCGCCTGGAGGAAGGCGACGCCGACATCGACGAGGTGCTGCCGCTGCTGGAAGAAGCAAAAGCGGCCTACGCCGCCTGTCAGGAGCGCCTGGAAGCCGTTCGCCGGGCGCTGGGTGACGCACCAGCAGAAGTACCGGACAGCGACGAACTTGAGGTATGAGGTT
The Deinococcus peraridilitoris DSM 19664 genome window above contains:
- the xseA gene encoding exodeoxyribonuclease VII large subunit, translating into MTRPQSYLQLVELLDYVSMVLSRGIPGAVWVQAEIASLTDRRHLYLDLVQHDESGREVAKTRANLWAGERFRLEGKFKKATGGGLKQDTKVLLHVVPDFHPQYGFSLTVIDLSPEFTLGDMQQKLQGIRETLQREGAYEHQRTLTLPADFTRVAVVSPKRAAGLGDFRREADRLEHAGVCTFAYFEATFQGREASASLLSALAQAQLAHAAEAFDALVIIRGGGASTDLAWLNDLTLARAVSALPMPVVTGIGHARDDTILDEVAARRCDTPSKAIAFISGRIVAAAAEARAAYHAIQVGGQERLQQAQFELERTHLRAERAARSLVNARSAEVHHLMRAVLGLTPERTLRRGYALVRARETSTGQPVVTSAREAARHARLTVQFFDGKVDFSRDDQIQDPL
- the xseB gene encoding exodeoxyribonuclease VII small subunit, with the translated sequence MTIKFKTHYETLARIAARLEEGDADIDEVLPLLEEAKAAYAACQERLEAVRRALGDAPAEVPDSDELEV